In Natronococcus occultus SP4, the following proteins share a genomic window:
- a CDS encoding 50S ribosomal protein L40e, whose translation MPSFDAAESRTLQKMICMRCNARNPRDADSCRKCGYKNLRPKATEPRAA comes from the coding sequence ATGCCAAGTTTCGACGCCGCCGAAAGCCGGACGCTCCAGAAGATGATCTGCATGCGCTGTAACGCTCGCAACCCGCGCGACGCCGACAGCTGCCGCAAGTGCGGCTACAAGAACCTCCGCCCGAAGGCGACCGAGCCACGAGCGGCGTAA
- a CDS encoding Rieske 2Fe-2S domain-containing protein, whose translation MATDDFRTAVSLEELREQGRAQVGVDGTPLALFYHEGEVRAVDNRCPHMGFPLSEGTVDDGVLTCHWHHARFELACGDTFDPWADDVQTYPVEVRDGDVRVNPTPDRERPPAERWASRLEAGLEENLGLVLAKATIGLLDAGVDYREPTATVLDFGTSYREDGWGSGLTILGCLANTIDVLEPEDRKRALYTGARRVADDCVGEPPSFDQPSFSTREVAFDRLKRWFRDCVEVRDADGAERCLRTAVAADRSAGELAELVFAAATDHPYLSTGHVLDFANKAFESLEHAGREHTDDVLASLVEPLVTAGRSDERSAWRQPVDLVALLEDVYGGDVTETEGLEDLVAEAASADWEPPADLQETLLSDDPEAIVAALADAIREGAASENLASEVAHAAATRVAQFGTGNEFADWNTVHHTFTYANAVHGATRRTDAVELYRGVFDAALSVYLDRFLNTPPAPIPEPGATDTDREPADVLADLLTTFDVEGEVDEAGRLVGEFLDCGGDPEELKRVLGRGLLREDAGFHTIQNVEAAIRQFDLAEGRSSGERTGSVDRELRRRVPLIATARYMAAHFPTRREAEQTFTIAARLNRGEAIHEE comes from the coding sequence ATGGCGACCGACGACTTCCGGACGGCCGTCTCGCTCGAGGAACTGCGTGAGCAGGGCCGCGCGCAGGTCGGCGTCGACGGGACGCCGCTGGCGCTGTTCTACCACGAAGGCGAGGTGCGGGCCGTCGACAACCGCTGTCCGCACATGGGATTTCCCCTCTCGGAGGGGACCGTCGACGACGGCGTCCTCACCTGCCACTGGCACCACGCGCGGTTCGAACTCGCCTGCGGAGACACGTTCGATCCCTGGGCCGACGACGTCCAGACCTACCCCGTCGAGGTTCGGGACGGCGACGTCCGCGTGAATCCGACACCCGATCGCGAGCGCCCGCCCGCCGAACGCTGGGCGAGCCGCCTCGAGGCCGGGCTCGAGGAGAACCTCGGGCTCGTCCTGGCGAAGGCGACGATCGGCCTGCTCGACGCCGGCGTCGACTACCGCGAGCCGACCGCGACCGTCCTCGACTTTGGCACCAGCTACCGCGAGGACGGCTGGGGGTCGGGGCTGACGATCCTGGGCTGTCTGGCGAATACGATCGACGTCCTCGAACCCGAGGACCGGAAGCGAGCGCTGTACACCGGGGCCCGCCGCGTCGCCGACGACTGCGTGGGGGAACCGCCGAGCTTCGACCAGCCCTCGTTCTCGACCCGCGAGGTCGCGTTCGACCGATTGAAGCGCTGGTTCCGCGACTGCGTCGAGGTCCGGGACGCCGACGGCGCGGAGCGGTGTCTGCGAACCGCCGTCGCCGCCGACCGATCCGCGGGCGAACTCGCCGAGCTGGTCTTCGCCGCGGCGACCGACCACCCCTACCTCTCGACCGGGCACGTGCTGGACTTCGCGAACAAGGCCTTCGAGAGCCTCGAGCACGCCGGTCGCGAGCACACCGACGACGTCCTCGCGAGTCTGGTCGAGCCGCTGGTCACCGCCGGGCGAAGCGACGAGCGCTCGGCGTGGCGCCAGCCCGTCGACCTCGTCGCCCTGCTCGAGGACGTCTACGGCGGCGACGTCACCGAAACGGAGGGGCTCGAGGACCTGGTCGCCGAGGCCGCGAGCGCGGACTGGGAGCCACCGGCCGACCTCCAGGAGACGCTGCTTTCGGACGACCCCGAGGCGATCGTTGCGGCGCTTGCGGACGCGATCCGGGAGGGTGCGGCGAGCGAGAACCTCGCGAGCGAGGTCGCACACGCGGCCGCGACGCGGGTCGCGCAGTTCGGGACGGGCAACGAGTTCGCCGACTGGAACACGGTCCATCACACGTTCACCTACGCCAACGCCGTCCACGGCGCGACCCGTCGGACCGACGCGGTCGAGCTCTACCGGGGCGTCTTCGACGCCGCGCTCAGCGTCTACCTCGATCGCTTCCTCAACACGCCGCCCGCGCCGATCCCGGAGCCGGGCGCCACCGACACCGACAGGGAGCCCGCGGACGTCCTCGCGGACCTGCTCACGACGTTCGACGTCGAGGGCGAGGTCGATGAGGCGGGACGGCTCGTCGGGGAGTTCCTCGACTGTGGGGGCGACCCCGAGGAGCTGAAACGAGTCCTCGGACGCGGGCTCTTGCGGGAAGACGCGGGCTTCCACACGATCCAGAACGTCGAGGCCGCGATCCGGCAGTTCGATCTCGCCGAGGGACGCTCGAGCGGCGAGCGCACCGGGAGCGTCGACCGCGAGCTCCGTCGGCGCGTTCCGCTGATCGCCACGGCCCGGTACATGGCCGCGCACTTCCCGACCCGTCGGGAGGCCGAACAGACATTTACGATCGCCGCGCGGCTGAACCGCGGCGAGGCGATCCACGAGGAGTGA
- a CDS encoding nuclear transport factor 2 family protein — translation MVETDPETVVQDYYDAVDDERYDDLVELFAEDVRYERPGQGAIEGREELREFYLEGRPLENGSHEVDDLVVEDDTVAVRGTFSGRQDGEDVGFAFADFHEFEAGKIARRYSFTDRDEV, via the coding sequence ATGGTCGAAACCGATCCGGAGACCGTAGTACAGGACTACTACGACGCCGTCGACGACGAGCGGTACGACGATCTCGTCGAACTGTTCGCCGAGGACGTCCGCTACGAACGGCCGGGCCAGGGTGCGATCGAGGGCCGCGAGGAGCTTCGGGAGTTCTACCTCGAGGGGCGTCCGCTCGAGAACGGCAGCCACGAGGTCGACGACCTCGTCGTCGAGGACGACACGGTCGCCGTGCGGGGGACGTTCTCCGGCCGACAGGACGGCGAGGACGTCGGCTTCGCCTTCGCCGATTTCCACGAGTTCGAGGCCGGGAAGATCGCGCGGCGCTACTCGTTTACGGATCGCGACGAGGTGTAG
- a CDS encoding DUF367 family protein, translating to MECHVYYEGDDDPEKCTARRLEQFDEATLYRTMGQVPYGVVLNPHAERALSPADADEALGTLVALDCSWESAEEAAFRMNGVHRALPFLVAANPVNYGRPFRLTTVEALAAACCILGARERAEELLEPFRWGETFLTLNEEPLRRYSECADSSEVVAVQEEYLADEDAA from the coding sequence GTGGAGTGTCACGTCTACTACGAGGGCGACGACGATCCCGAGAAGTGCACCGCGCGCCGGCTCGAGCAGTTCGACGAGGCGACGCTGTACCGGACGATGGGACAGGTGCCCTACGGCGTCGTTCTCAACCCCCACGCCGAGCGGGCGCTCTCGCCGGCCGACGCCGATGAGGCCCTGGGGACGCTGGTCGCGCTCGACTGCTCCTGGGAGTCCGCCGAGGAGGCCGCGTTCCGGATGAACGGGGTCCATCGGGCGCTGCCCTTCCTCGTGGCCGCGAACCCGGTCAACTACGGCCGTCCGTTCCGGCTGACGACCGTCGAGGCGCTGGCGGCCGCCTGCTGTATCCTCGGCGCCCGGGAGCGGGCCGAGGAGCTGCTCGAACCGTTCCGCTGGGGGGAGACGTTCCTGACGCTCAACGAGGAACCGCTACGTCGGTACAGCGAGTGTGCGGACTCGAGCGAGGTCGTCGCGGTCCAGGAGGAGTATCTGGCCGACGAGGACGCGGCCTGA
- a CDS encoding uracil-DNA glycosylase produces the protein MGAMEDLRVTQCTRCPKLVESRSRIVNGTGPEDADVLFVGEGPGANEDEQGEPFVGRSGSVLDDQLRTVGLDRETVRITNCVRCRPPENRDPTTEELENCRGYLETEIDRLDPDVIVTLGKVPTEHLLDRSVSVTKEAGSVEEIRIEGTPRRLLICVHPAATLYDRSQEETFADAIERAAELADVDGSEGGQTRLDGF, from the coding sequence ATGGGAGCGATGGAAGATCTCCGCGTGACACAGTGTACGCGCTGTCCGAAGCTCGTCGAGTCGCGGAGTCGGATCGTCAACGGCACCGGCCCCGAGGACGCGGACGTGCTGTTCGTCGGCGAAGGCCCCGGGGCGAACGAAGACGAACAGGGCGAGCCGTTCGTCGGCCGGAGCGGCTCCGTCCTCGACGACCAGCTGCGGACGGTCGGTCTGGATCGGGAGACGGTTCGGATCACCAACTGCGTGCGCTGTCGGCCGCCGGAGAACCGGGATCCCACGACGGAGGAACTCGAGAACTGCCGGGGCTACCTCGAGACGGAGATCGATCGGCTCGATCCGGACGTGATCGTCACGCTCGGGAAGGTGCCGACCGAACACCTGCTGGATCGCTCGGTGTCGGTGACGAAAGAAGCCGGCTCCGTCGAAGAGATCCGCATCGAGGGGACGCCGCGCCGATTGCTGATCTGTGTCCACCCCGCGGCGACGCTGTACGACCGCAGTCAGGAGGAGACGTTCGCGGACGCGATCGAACGCGCCGCAGAGCTCGCGGACGTCGACGGATCGGAAGGAGGCCAGACGCGTCTCGACGGGTTCTGA
- a CDS encoding nuclear transport factor 2 family protein, with amino-acid sequence MDAVALVERYYESLDAHEYAALEDVLAPEFVQQRPDRRFEDRESFVRFMREDRPNAETRHELDGVLADGGAVAARGRVCDDADDTVLFEFADFFRIEAGAIVRLETYSR; translated from the coding sequence ATGGACGCCGTCGCCCTCGTCGAACGCTACTACGAGTCGCTCGACGCCCACGAGTACGCGGCCCTCGAGGACGTCCTCGCCCCCGAGTTCGTCCAGCAACGCCCCGATCGTCGCTTCGAGGACCGGGAGTCGTTCGTCCGGTTCATGCGCGAGGACCGCCCGAACGCGGAGACGCGTCACGAGCTCGACGGCGTCCTCGCGGACGGCGGAGCCGTCGCGGCCCGGGGTCGCGTCTGTGACGACGCCGACGACACAGTCCTGTTCGAGTTCGCCGACTTCTTCCGAATCGAAGCGGGAGCGATCGTCCGCCTCGAGACGTACAGCCGCTGA
- the hisH gene encoding imidazole glycerol phosphate synthase subunit HisH translates to MNTVTSDQQQSLADVVVVDYGLGNLRSVTRGLERAGADVEITDDPEAFADADGVVLPGVGAFREGVENADPLREDLLAVADAGTPLFGICLGMQMLLTTSEEGANEGESAVQGLDLIPGTNVRFAEGQKVPHMGWNELSVERDHPLVEGVDGRYAYFVHSYYAVPEDEDATVATTDYEREFPAIVANEDGTVFGTQFHPEKSGETGLQILRNFVEICSGE, encoded by the coding sequence ATGAACACCGTCACGTCCGACCAGCAGCAGTCGCTCGCCGATGTCGTGGTCGTCGACTACGGTCTCGGCAACCTCCGCAGCGTCACCCGCGGACTCGAACGCGCGGGCGCCGACGTCGAGATCACCGACGATCCCGAGGCGTTCGCCGACGCCGACGGGGTCGTCCTCCCCGGCGTCGGCGCGTTCCGCGAGGGCGTCGAGAACGCCGACCCGCTCCGCGAGGACTTACTCGCGGTCGCCGACGCCGGCACGCCGCTGTTCGGGATCTGTCTCGGCATGCAGATGTTGCTGACGACCAGCGAGGAGGGAGCGAACGAGGGCGAGTCCGCGGTCCAGGGACTCGATCTGATTCCGGGAACGAACGTCCGCTTCGCCGAGGGCCAGAAAGTCCCCCACATGGGCTGGAACGAGCTGTCGGTCGAGCGCGACCACCCCCTCGTGGAAGGAGTCGACGGACGGTACGCCTACTTCGTCCACTCCTACTACGCGGTTCCCGAGGACGAGGACGCGACGGTGGCGACGACCGACTACGAGCGCGAGTTCCCCGCGATCGTCGCCAACGAGGACGGTACCGTCTTCGGCACGCAGTTCCACCCCGAGAAGAGCGGCGAGACGGGACTGCAGATCCTGCGGAACTTCGTCGAGATCTGTAGCGGAGAGTAG
- a CDS encoding endonuclease dU, producing the protein MKAGTRALGVAESFRGESSTTERSTVAGAVVRADRVVDGLGYRRCTVGGTDATDAVCELIDDLGRPDVRYVLLGAIAPAWFNVLDLSAIERRVQQPVVSVTFEDSEGLEAGLEDAFSGPALEARLDRYRRLPERRPVSVDGETVYVRSVGLEPEDAADVVRAFTPEGGRPEPIRVARQAARAADSYANALLGE; encoded by the coding sequence ATGAAGGCCGGGACGCGGGCGCTCGGCGTCGCCGAGTCGTTCCGCGGTGAGTCGTCGACCACGGAACGCAGCACGGTCGCCGGGGCCGTCGTCCGTGCCGACCGCGTCGTCGACGGGCTCGGCTACCGACGGTGTACCGTGGGTGGCACCGACGCGACCGACGCCGTGTGCGAACTGATCGACGACCTCGGTCGACCAGACGTCAGATACGTGTTGCTCGGCGCAATCGCGCCCGCGTGGTTCAACGTTCTCGATCTTTCGGCGATCGAACGACGAGTCCAACAGCCGGTGGTGTCGGTAACGTTCGAGGACAGCGAGGGGCTCGAAGCCGGGCTCGAGGACGCCTTCTCCGGACCGGCGCTCGAAGCGCGGCTGGATCGGTATCGCCGACTGCCGGAGCGTCGACCGGTGTCGGTCGACGGCGAGACGGTCTACGTCCGCAGCGTCGGCCTCGAGCCCGAGGACGCTGCCGACGTCGTCCGCGCGTTCACGCCGGAAGGCGGTCGTCCGGAGCCGATCCGGGTCGCCCGTCAGGCCGCTCGGGCGGCCGATTCGTACGCGAACGCGCTTCTCGGCGAGTGA
- a CDS encoding sodium:solute symporter family transporter: MIEAAVLEINTGLFDGGFKLVPALTLTVMLALFLGVGWFFRVAAVDDMWVAGRSIGAIENGMAIAANWMSVAAYLGVASTVALLGYFGLAYVVGWTAGYFILLIFLAAQFRRFGKFTAPDFVGDRYYSDLGRAIAASTTLLIAFVYIIAQGNGLGLMAQYIFGVSYEVGVILLMAITIGYVALSGMLGATKNMALQYVILIGAFLLGLYATGWTQGWSTVVPFVEYGEQATAMAEIERQYTEPFQDAGYYHWIALCVSLIAGTCGLPHVLVRFYTADNERNARWATVWGLLFTLLLFLGTTAYAAFGSLLYQDNVGEYTEMTGTESDTLVVLTAYLADLPEWLVGIVAAGAIAAGLATTAGLFISASSAAAHDIYTNLYKEDATAREQLLVGRSTILVLGVVVTYLALNPPALIAEVVGMSFALAGTVLFPVFFLGLWWEDATREGAIAGMFVGLFFGFGSILNEILPQYVAALSGEAIFPTFAVIVPATSSSLVGVPAVMLTIIVVSMFTEEPPEDVKRLVRQCHSPEPMETMQSAEDVATDGGKPTDE; this comes from the coding sequence GTGATCGAAGCGGCGGTTCTCGAGATCAACACCGGTCTCTTCGACGGCGGTTTCAAGCTCGTCCCGGCGCTGACGCTCACGGTGATGCTGGCGCTGTTTCTCGGCGTCGGCTGGTTCTTCCGCGTCGCGGCGGTCGACGATATGTGGGTCGCCGGCCGTTCGATCGGGGCGATCGAGAACGGGATGGCGATCGCGGCGAACTGGATGAGCGTCGCCGCCTACCTCGGAGTTGCCTCGACGGTCGCGCTGCTTGGCTACTTCGGGCTGGCGTACGTCGTCGGCTGGACGGCCGGTTATTTCATCCTACTTATCTTTCTGGCCGCGCAGTTTCGCCGGTTCGGGAAGTTCACCGCCCCCGACTTCGTCGGCGATCGGTACTACTCCGATCTCGGCCGTGCGATCGCGGCGTCGACGACCCTGCTGATCGCGTTCGTCTACATCATCGCGCAAGGAAACGGGCTCGGCCTGATGGCCCAGTACATCTTCGGCGTCTCCTACGAGGTCGGCGTGATTCTGCTGATGGCGATCACGATCGGGTACGTCGCGCTCTCGGGGATGCTCGGTGCGACCAAGAACATGGCACTGCAGTACGTCATCCTCATCGGTGCGTTCCTCCTCGGACTGTACGCGACCGGCTGGACGCAGGGATGGTCGACGGTCGTGCCGTTCGTCGAGTACGGCGAACAGGCGACCGCGATGGCCGAGATCGAGCGCCAGTACACCGAACCGTTCCAGGACGCCGGGTACTACCACTGGATCGCGCTCTGTGTCAGCCTGATCGCAGGGACCTGCGGTCTGCCCCACGTGCTCGTCCGGTTCTACACCGCCGACAACGAGCGCAATGCCCGCTGGGCGACCGTCTGGGGGCTGCTCTTTACCCTGCTGTTGTTCCTGGGAACGACGGCGTACGCCGCGTTCGGCTCGTTGCTGTACCAGGACAACGTCGGCGAGTACACCGAGATGACCGGGACGGAGTCCGACACGCTCGTTGTACTGACCGCGTACCTCGCTGATCTTCCGGAGTGGCTCGTCGGTATCGTCGCTGCCGGCGCGATCGCGGCCGGACTGGCGACGACCGCCGGCCTGTTCATTTCCGCGTCGTCCGCCGCGGCACACGACATCTACACGAATCTCTACAAGGAGGACGCGACCGCGCGCGAACAGCTGCTCGTCGGTCGGTCGACGATCCTCGTGCTGGGTGTCGTCGTTACGTACCTGGCGCTCAACCCGCCCGCACTCATCGCCGAGGTCGTCGGGATGTCCTTCGCGCTCGCAGGGACCGTGCTGTTCCCGGTGTTCTTCCTCGGACTCTGGTGGGAAGACGCCACTCGGGAGGGCGCGATCGCCGGCATGTTCGTCGGCCTCTTCTTCGGCTTCGGGTCGATCCTCAACGAGATCCTCCCGCAGTACGTCGCCGCGCTCTCCGGGGAGGCGATCTTTCCGACGTTTGCGGTGATCGTTCCCGCGACGTCGTCGTCGCTCGTCGGCGTCCCGGCTGTCATGCTCACGATCATCGTCGTCTCGATGTTCACCGAGGAACCACCCGAGGACGTCAAACGTCTCGTTCGCCAGTGTCACAGCCCCGAACCGATGGAGACGATGCAGTCCGCGGAAGACGTCGCCACGGACGGCGGAAAACCGACCGACGAGTGA
- a CDS encoding MBL fold metallo-hydrolase, which translates to MEVHHVTEDAETFTCNAYLATGERTTLVDAGSWDGIVDEVRSHTDELDAVAMTHQHGDHVEQLEAVCEALDPDVYAYDHHPTRTSSIEDGDTVRIGDEEFEVVYTPGHADDHVSFVSETTLFSGDVVVHDDGAFDYGSFGRTDMAGQSRERLIESIEDLLERMPEGVEHMYAGHGGAFHGDVRDVVETALERAEKREPKYPDE; encoded by the coding sequence ATGGAGGTTCATCACGTCACCGAGGACGCGGAGACGTTCACCTGTAACGCCTACCTCGCCACGGGCGAACGAACGACGCTGGTCGACGCCGGCTCGTGGGACGGTATCGTCGACGAGGTCCGTAGCCACACCGACGAACTCGACGCGGTCGCGATGACCCACCAGCACGGCGACCACGTCGAGCAGCTCGAGGCCGTCTGCGAGGCCCTCGATCCCGACGTATACGCCTACGACCACCATCCGACGCGGACGTCCTCGATCGAGGACGGCGACACGGTCCGGATCGGCGACGAGGAGTTCGAAGTCGTCTACACGCCCGGTCACGCCGACGACCACGTCTCGTTCGTCTCTGAGACGACGCTGTTTTCGGGGGACGTGGTCGTCCACGACGACGGCGCCTTCGACTACGGCAGCTTCGGCCGCACCGACATGGCCGGCCAGTCCCGGGAACGGCTCATCGAGAGCATTGAGGACCTGCTCGAGCGAATGCCGGAGGGAGTCGAACACATGTACGCGGGCCACGGTGGGGCCTTCCACGGCGACGTCCGGGACGTCGTGGAGACGGCGCTCGAGCGTGCGGAGAAGCGAGAGCCGAAGTACCCCGACGAGTAG
- a CDS encoding DUF5786 family protein yields the protein MGFGSYDESEQQEVEADFDEDDAVQSEQNQHEGSIEFENGASSDELLDRLKDIKDDPE from the coding sequence ATGGGATTCGGGAGCTACGATGAATCCGAGCAACAGGAGGTCGAGGCCGATTTCGACGAGGACGACGCTGTCCAGTCGGAACAGAACCAACACGAGGGCTCGATCGAGTTCGAGAACGGCGCCTCGAGCGACGAGCTGCTCGATCGCCTCAAGGATATCAAAGACGACCCCGAATGA
- a CDS encoding DUF4212 domain-containing protein → MTDDETPNGETADYLDSRIHMFKPATPFMRDHLKVIWGLFAVWVLVTFGPVTATWIATDTMTSTQVFGFQLHYFLTALGSPIGVFVLCVAYAWQRDRLDAQYGVSHEVSTEADGDAGQHVAADGGERA, encoded by the coding sequence ATGACCGACGACGAGACGCCGAACGGTGAGACCGCCGACTACCTCGACAGCAGGATACACATGTTCAAGCCTGCAACGCCGTTCATGCGGGATCACCTGAAGGTGATTTGGGGACTGTTCGCCGTCTGGGTACTGGTCACGTTCGGGCCGGTGACGGCGACCTGGATCGCGACGGACACCATGACCAGTACGCAGGTGTTTGGCTTTCAGCTTCACTACTTCCTGACCGCACTCGGCTCTCCGATCGGCGTGTTCGTCCTGTGTGTGGCCTACGCGTGGCAGCGCGATCGGCTGGACGCGCAGTACGGCGTGAGCCACGAGGTGTCGACCGAAGCCGACGGCGATGCCGGCCAGCACGTCGCTGCCGACGGTGGTGAACGCGCGTGA
- a CDS encoding sensor domain-containing protein, translating to MSSATRSTGVGRRAVSGGLGALVDPQTYKNVLYLFLAIPLGFFYHMLFGVGLIAGLVLSVVLVGVVILFGTLLAARVVAGFERQLANVLLDTDLRAYDDLEATDGTRSRLRAFLDAPSTWRAVGFLSLKVPIAIVAVLGLFLLASIASLLAAPLRYPTTAEFGEINGEPVTWAIETAPEAALAGVLGAVGLIVFVHLANGVAYVCARICAALVGEPAAASASDS from the coding sequence ATGAGCTCGGCCACGCGCTCTACCGGCGTCGGACGACGGGCGGTCTCGGGCGGTCTCGGCGCGCTCGTCGATCCCCAGACTTACAAGAACGTCCTCTATCTCTTCCTGGCGATCCCGCTCGGGTTTTTCTACCACATGCTGTTCGGCGTCGGGCTGATCGCGGGGCTCGTGCTGTCGGTCGTCCTCGTCGGTGTGGTGATCCTCTTCGGAACGCTGCTCGCCGCCCGCGTCGTCGCGGGGTTCGAACGCCAGCTCGCCAACGTCTTGCTCGATACCGACCTCCGGGCGTACGACGACCTCGAGGCGACCGACGGCACGCGGTCGCGGCTCCGAGCGTTCCTCGACGCCCCCTCGACCTGGCGGGCGGTCGGCTTCCTCTCGCTGAAGGTGCCGATCGCGATCGTCGCCGTTCTCGGGCTCTTCTTGCTGGCGTCGATCGCGTCGCTGCTCGCGGCGCCGCTCCGGTATCCGACGACCGCCGAGTTCGGCGAGATAAACGGCGAACCGGTCACGTGGGCGATCGAGACGGCGCCAGAAGCCGCGCTGGCGGGCGTACTCGGCGCGGTGGGGTTGATCGTCTTCGTTCACCTCGCGAACGGCGTCGCCTACGTCTGTGCAAGGATCTGTGCGGCGCTTGTGGGCGAGCCCGCTGCGGCGTCGGCGTCTGATTCGTGA